One region of Chryseobacterium muglaense genomic DNA includes:
- a CDS encoding GNAT family N-acetyltransferase, producing the protein MIIRKYNITLKPVEEEDAEFIIKLRTDDKKSRFISKTNDDIELQKGWIRSYKKREAVKEEFYFIATDENGERFATYRVYNFEDDICEIGSWVSKPNYNNAVNSIKVDIIMKEFVFETLQFEQLKFEVNKKNTSVIKYHKLFTPDIVNETTENYFFVLHKENFEKKRKQIFRNIK; encoded by the coding sequence ATGATTATTAGAAAATATAATATTACATTAAAACCTGTTGAAGAAGAAGATGCAGAGTTTATTATTAAGCTAAGAACTGATGATAAAAAAAGTAGATTTATTTCTAAGACAAATGATGATATTGAATTACAAAAAGGGTGGATTAGAAGTTATAAAAAAAGAGAAGCAGTAAAAGAAGAATTTTATTTTATTGCGACTGATGAAAATGGTGAGAGGTTTGCCACTTACAGAGTTTATAATTTTGAAGATGATATTTGCGAGATAGGCAGCTGGGTTTCAAAACCGAATTATAATAATGCTGTAAATTCTATAAAAGTAGATATTATAATGAAAGAATTTGTGTTTGAAACATTACAGTTTGAGCAGCTGAAGTTTGAGGTAAACAAAAAAAATACTTCTGTTATAAAATATCACAAACTTTTTACTCCAGATATTGTAAATGAAACGACAGAAAATTACTTTTTTGTTCTGCACAAAGAAAATTTTGAGAAGAAAAGAAAACAAATCTTTAGAAATATAAAATAA
- a CDS encoding sugar 3,4-ketoisomerase, with product MMNHSQPYLISLPKILDKRGNLSFFEHPNQLPFEIARTYWIYDVPGGETRGSHAFKEQQEFIVALSGSFDVILHDGEKEEKFSLNRSYHGLYIPKMYWRRLENFSTNSLALIVSDKSHDDNDYIRDFEKFKKSKNG from the coding sequence ATGATGAATCATTCTCAACCTTATCTCATCTCTCTTCCAAAGATTCTCGATAAACGAGGAAATTTATCCTTTTTTGAGCATCCAAATCAATTACCTTTCGAAATTGCAAGAACCTACTGGATTTATGATGTACCTGGTGGAGAAACCAGAGGAAGTCATGCATTCAAAGAGCAGCAAGAGTTTATTGTTGCCCTCTCTGGAAGTTTTGATGTAATCTTACATGATGGCGAGAAAGAAGAAAAATTTTCTTTGAATCGTTCTTATCACGGTTTATATATTCCTAAAATGTATTGGAGGCGACTTGAAAATTTTTCAACAAATTCTTTAGCGCTTATTGTGTCAGATAAGTCACATGATGATAATGATTACATTAGAGATTTTGAAAAGTTTAAAAAAAGTAAAAATGGGTAG
- a CDS encoding dTDP-4-dehydrorhamnose reductase family protein, producing the protein MKKILIIGIKGMAGHVIYNYLHKNIDYKVFGIARNIEENDQEISLDVSDTTKLKEIILNHNFDTIVNCIGILNKDAEDNPSKAIWFNSYFPHFLEEITKESQTQVIHISTDCVFNGKKGNYAENDFKDGDGFYAQSKALGEIINDKDLTIRTSIIGPELKNGIGLFHWFMNQSGEINGYTSAYWSGVTTLELAKTIECVIKNPLQGLVHLTNGVPINKFDLVNLFKDIWNKDQTTILPYEGKNVDKSLQKSELLKYEVKSYKDMLIEQSEWMKEFSYLYNY; encoded by the coding sequence ATGAAAAAAATACTCATTATAGGGATCAAAGGAATGGCAGGACACGTCATTTACAATTATCTTCATAAGAATATAGATTATAAAGTATTTGGTATCGCAAGAAATATTGAAGAAAATGATCAGGAAATATCTCTTGATGTTTCAGATACGACAAAACTTAAAGAAATTATTCTGAATCACAATTTTGACACAATAGTCAATTGTATCGGAATTCTCAATAAAGATGCAGAAGATAATCCGTCTAAAGCAATTTGGTTTAATAGCTATTTTCCTCATTTTTTAGAAGAAATCACTAAAGAATCACAAACTCAGGTTATACATATCAGTACAGATTGCGTTTTCAACGGTAAAAAGGGGAATTATGCTGAGAATGATTTTAAAGATGGTGATGGGTTTTATGCTCAATCTAAAGCTTTAGGAGAAATTATCAATGATAAAGATCTTACAATTAGAACTTCGATAATAGGACCAGAACTTAAAAATGGCATTGGTCTGTTTCATTGGTTTATGAATCAATCTGGTGAAATTAATGGATATACATCTGCATATTGGAGTGGTGTAACTACTTTAGAACTGGCTAAAACAATTGAATGTGTTATAAAAAATCCATTACAAGGCTTGGTGCATCTTACTAATGGTGTTCCTATAAATAAATTTGATTTGGTTAATTTATTTAAAGATATTTGGAATAAAGATCAAACAACTATTCTACCATACGAAGGGAAAAATGTTGATAAATCTTTACAAAAATCAGAGCTGTTGAAGTATGAAGTTAAAAGTTATAAAGATATGCTTATTGAGCAGAGCGAATGGATGAAAGAGTTTTCATATTTATACAATTATTAA
- a CDS encoding sugar 3,4-ketoisomerase, translated as MGRVSVFDCSVIDLGKVSFDEGNLTVVENNSNFPFAVKRVFYLYDIAGGESRGAHAHKECHQFLIAASGSFEVSLDDGNYKRQVFMNRPNVGLHIPPGVWASEINFSSGAICLVLASHTYNESDYIRNYTDYLDILKNDY; from the coding sequence ATGGGTAGAGTTTCAGTATTTGATTGTTCTGTCATAGATTTAGGTAAAGTGAGTTTTGATGAAGGAAATTTAACGGTGGTAGAGAACAATTCAAATTTTCCATTCGCTGTCAAAAGAGTATTTTATTTATATGATATTGCTGGTGGAGAAAGTCGTGGTGCTCATGCTCATAAAGAATGCCATCAGTTTTTGATAGCAGCAAGTGGAAGCTTTGAGGTAAGTCTGGATGATGGTAATTATAAAAGACAGGTTTTTATGAATAGACCAAATGTTGGTTTACATATTCCTCCTGGAGTTTGGGCTTCTGAGATTAATTTTTCTTCAGGAGCAATTTGCTTGGTTTTAGCATCGCATACTTATAATGAGTCAGATTATATAAGAAATTATACTGACTATTTAGATATATTGAAAAATGATTATTAG
- a CDS encoding acyl carrier protein produces the protein MNIQEFINDFKSQLENDKIVITPETDYVHSDFWDSLTNMVITVLLDDNYQIQMESEELNSFSSVQDLFDFVKKNKK, from the coding sequence ATGAATATTCAAGAATTTATCAACGACTTTAAATCACAGCTGGAAAATGATAAGATTGTAATAACTCCTGAAACAGATTACGTACATTCTGACTTTTGGGACTCACTTACAAATATGGTAATAACTGTATTGTTGGATGATAATTACCAGATTCAAATGGAATCTGAGGAATTAAACAGTTTTTCTTCAGTACAAGATTTATTTGATTTTGTGAAAAAAAATAAAAAATGA
- a CDS encoding O-antigen translocase: MKFGKTALYSGLITVSKTLAGFISTKVVALIVGPPGVAVIGAFINFIAIVLAFGNGAITNGIIKYTAEYTNNINKSFKLFNTALVISFVCSLVCCAILFVFSKYLSILIFTNDQYSFIIKFLGFFLLFYSLNTLLISILNGRGLINLYTIVNTIGSLFSVVLTCVLVYFYKVQGALYALVLSQSVIFIFTFYFFFRKTNFQKKNFRLEYNKIIGKKLFKYSFMAIISALTVPVSQILIRNIIIDFEGVNSAGFWQGIMKISDAYLLVVLTALGTYYLPKLSSTKDNSLIKKEILQGYKYILPVTLLGLIIVYFCRNIIIQILYDDRFLQMNDLFLWQLVGDFFKITAYLLSYVMLAKAQMKLYIATEIIFSASYILFSYLFITTYGVIGATYAFALNYFIYMIVLFINFRKLLTSRHAEFKF, from the coding sequence ATGAAATTTGGGAAAACAGCTCTTTATTCGGGGTTAATAACTGTTTCTAAAACTTTAGCGGGTTTTATTTCAACGAAAGTTGTAGCTTTAATTGTCGGTCCTCCAGGAGTTGCTGTGATTGGCGCATTTATTAATTTTATAGCGATAGTACTAGCTTTTGGAAATGGTGCAATAACGAACGGAATCATAAAGTACACTGCCGAATATACAAACAATATTAATAAAAGCTTTAAATTATTTAATACAGCTTTAGTTATTTCTTTTGTATGCTCCCTTGTTTGCTGTGCAATTCTCTTTGTTTTTTCCAAATATTTGTCGATACTTATTTTCACGAATGATCAATATAGCTTTATAATAAAATTCTTAGGCTTTTTCTTACTGTTTTATTCTTTAAATACACTTTTGATTTCTATTTTGAATGGAAGAGGATTAATAAACCTCTATACCATCGTCAATACTATAGGAAGTTTATTTTCTGTCGTATTAACATGTGTTCTTGTATATTTTTATAAAGTTCAAGGAGCTCTATATGCTCTAGTACTTTCTCAATCTGTTATCTTTATTTTCACATTTTATTTTTTCTTTAGGAAAACAAATTTTCAAAAAAAGAATTTCAGATTAGAATATAATAAAATAATCGGCAAAAAATTATTTAAATATAGCTTTATGGCTATAATAAGTGCATTAACTGTTCCTGTTTCACAAATATTAATAAGGAATATAATTATTGATTTTGAAGGCGTAAATAGTGCCGGTTTTTGGCAGGGAATTATGAAGATTTCGGATGCTTATTTGCTTGTTGTACTTACTGCTTTAGGAACCTATTATTTACCAAAACTATCATCAACAAAAGATAATAGTTTAATCAAAAAAGAGATTTTACAAGGATACAAATATATATTGCCTGTTACATTATTGGGTTTAATAATTGTTTATTTTTGTAGAAATATTATAATTCAAATTTTATATGATGACAGATTTTTACAGATGAATGACCTCTTTTTATGGCAACTTGTCGGTGACTTTTTTAAAATTACTGCATATCTTTTATCATATGTCATGTTGGCAAAAGCTCAGATGAAACTATATATTGCTACTGAGATTATTTTTTCGGCTAGCTATATTTTATTCAGTTATTTATTCATAACTACATATGGAGTCATTGGGGCCACATATGCATTTGCATTAAATTATTT
- a CDS encoding 3-oxoacyl-ACP synthase III family protein has product MKSFIKAISTYIPSVKITNKDIAERFPEWDSEKIFDKIGIKERYIAEPNEFVSDMSVKAIKKLAEENQINLSTIDYFILCTQSPDFQLPTTACIIQDRAGLSKNCAAIDINQGCSGYIYGLSLASSLVASGSFKNVLLVTADMYSKAIHPDDKGNISLFGDAATATLISTEGEYQIGKFTLGSDGSGASNLIVKNGATKQHKDHLTDNLDNYLYMNGSAIFDFTSKNVPTLVNSNLELNTIGKEEVDLYVFHQANTFMLNFLRKRIGIDQDKFLLNMENYGNTVSSSIPLAFKPSFGKDFNKIMFVGFGVGYSWGAVTIFK; this is encoded by the coding sequence ATGAAAAGTTTTATAAAAGCTATATCTACTTATATACCATCAGTAAAAATTACAAATAAAGATATTGCAGAGAGGTTTCCAGAGTGGGATAGTGAGAAAATATTTGATAAAATTGGTATAAAAGAAAGATATATTGCAGAGCCAAACGAATTTGTTTCTGATATGTCGGTAAAGGCAATTAAAAAATTAGCTGAAGAAAACCAAATAAATTTATCGACTATTGATTATTTTATTTTATGCACGCAGTCACCAGATTTTCAACTGCCAACAACCGCCTGTATCATTCAGGACAGAGCGGGCTTAAGTAAAAATTGTGCTGCTATAGATATCAACCAAGGCTGCTCCGGATATATTTATGGTCTTTCTTTAGCTTCATCACTAGTCGCATCCGGAAGTTTTAAAAATGTACTTTTGGTCACTGCAGATATGTATTCTAAAGCGATACATCCTGATGATAAAGGCAATATTAGTCTCTTCGGTGATGCCGCGACTGCGACACTTATCTCCACTGAAGGAGAATATCAAATAGGGAAATTTACCTTAGGATCAGATGGGTCAGGAGCTAGCAATCTTATTGTAAAAAATGGTGCAACTAAACAACATAAAGATCATCTTACCGATAATTTAGATAATTATCTTTATATGAATGGCTCGGCTATTTTTGATTTTACGTCAAAAAATGTTCCTACATTGGTGAATTCTAATCTAGAACTTAATACTATTGGTAAAGAAGAGGTTGATCTATATGTTTTTCATCAGGCAAATACCTTTATGTTGAATTTTTTGAGGAAAAGAATTGGCATAGATCAAGACAAATTTTTATTAAATATGGAGAATTACGGTAATACAGTTTCTTCCTCTATACCTTTAGCATTTAAACCCTCGTTCGGAAAAGATTTTAATAAAATAATGTTTGTAGGCTTTGGAGTAGGTTATTCTTGGGGCGCCGTTACAATTTTTAAATAG
- a CDS encoding sugar transferase — MKKYPWWKALMDYGLSFVAIIVLLPIFFILIILASLDTGFPGIFKQKRVGRFGDIFIIFKFRTYHYKTHTKSNFGQWMRKTKLDELPQLFNILKGDMSLVGARPDIPGYYDQLKNEDQLILTLKPGLTSEAGIKYRNEEEILNQQKDPLQYNDEVLFPEKVKMNLEYYHQLSFKNDMYILLKTFLALR, encoded by the coding sequence ATGAAAAAATACCCATGGTGGAAAGCTTTAATGGACTACGGATTAAGTTTCGTAGCAATTATTGTTTTGCTGCCTATTTTCTTTATTCTAATAATTTTAGCATCTTTAGATACAGGTTTTCCAGGTATTTTTAAACAGAAGAGAGTGGGTAGATTCGGTGATATTTTTATAATTTTTAAATTCAGAACGTATCATTATAAAACGCATACAAAATCTAATTTTGGTCAATGGATGAGAAAAACTAAGCTTGATGAATTACCTCAGTTATTTAATATTCTTAAAGGCGATATGTCTCTAGTAGGAGCCAGGCCGGATATTCCAGGGTATTATGATCAACTAAAAAATGAAGATCAATTAATCCTTACCTTAAAACCCGGATTAACGAGTGAGGCCGGAATTAAATACCGAAATGAAGAAGAAATTTTAAATCAACAGAAAGATCCGTTACAATACAACGACGAAGTTCTTTTTCCTGAAAAAGTGAAAATGAATCTCGAATATTATCATCAGCTTTCTTTTAAAAATGATATGTATATTTTACTTAAAACTTTTTTAGCTTTAAGATAA
- a CDS encoding DegT/DnrJ/EryC1/StrS family aminotransferase, translated as MIKFLDLQKINLTHQQEIENRLIKTFQSGWYLLGNEVKNFEENLAKYIGTHHAIGVANGLDALRLILKAYIELGLMTKGDEVIVPANTYIASVLAISDNGLVPVLVEPDLENFNIDILKIEEKITAKTKAILIVHLYGRVVFSERLKHIAEKHQLKIIEDNAQTIGAEWNGVKTGNLGDAAGFSFYPGKNLGALGDAGAVTTNDDLLAKTIRALANYGSTQKYINIYQGLNSRLDEIQASVLDVKLQYIDAENTRRRTIAEQYLKGIRNANVFLPQFPENNLEHVWHLFVVRTPEREKLQNYLTEKEIQTLIHYPIPPHKQPAYSEMNTLSYPLTEKIHAEVLSLPISPVMTDEEVNIVIEALNNY; from the coding sequence ATGATTAAATTTCTTGATTTACAAAAGATAAACCTTACACATCAGCAGGAAATAGAAAATAGGCTCATCAAAACCTTCCAATCAGGCTGGTATCTTCTAGGAAATGAAGTGAAAAACTTTGAAGAGAATCTGGCAAAATATATTGGTACTCATCATGCTATTGGTGTTGCTAATGGTTTGGATGCTCTGAGATTAATCTTGAAAGCATACATTGAGCTTGGTTTGATGACAAAAGGAGATGAGGTTATTGTTCCGGCAAATACATACATTGCTTCTGTTTTGGCAATTTCAGATAATGGTTTAGTTCCTGTTTTGGTAGAGCCAGATTTAGAAAATTTTAATATTGATATTTTAAAGATTGAAGAAAAAATTACAGCTAAAACAAAAGCCATTTTAATTGTTCACCTCTACGGAAGAGTAGTTTTTTCAGAAAGACTAAAACATATTGCAGAAAAACATCAGCTTAAAATTATAGAAGACAATGCCCAAACGATTGGCGCAGAATGGAATGGAGTAAAAACAGGAAACTTAGGCGATGCTGCAGGTTTCAGCTTTTATCCAGGTAAAAACTTGGGTGCATTGGGTGATGCAGGTGCTGTAACAACTAATGATGATTTGCTTGCAAAAACAATAAGAGCTTTGGCAAACTATGGATCTACTCAAAAATATATTAATATTTATCAAGGGTTAAACTCAAGGCTAGATGAGATTCAGGCATCTGTTTTGGATGTTAAACTACAATATATTGATGCCGAAAATACAAGAAGAAGAACAATTGCAGAGCAATATCTTAAGGGAATACGCAATGCCAATGTTTTTCTTCCTCAATTTCCAGAAAATAATCTGGAGCATGTGTGGCATCTATTTGTTGTAAGAACTCCTGAGCGAGAAAAATTGCAAAATTACCTTACTGAAAAAGAAATTCAAACCTTAATTCATTATCCTATACCTCCGCATAAACAACCTGCGTATTCAGAAATGAATACTTTGAGTTATCCCCTAACCGAGAAAATACATGCAGAAGTTTTGAGTTTACCAATAAGCCCAGTAATGACTGATGAAGAAGTGAATATAGTGATCGAGGCTTTAAATAATTATTAA